The following are encoded together in the Serratia odorifera genome:
- the ampH gene encoding D-alanyl-D-alanine-carboxypeptidase/endopeptidase AmpH translates to MKNILSVSLLALGLCGAPLAGYAATPQLTSQIVDQYAEHIFYNSGATGMALVVIDGNQVVNRSFGDTKPGNNLRPRPDSLIRIASITKLMTSEVMVKMAAQGQVKLTDPLRKYAPRGAYVPSYNARQPITLLNLATHTSGLPREQPGKKPPKTPVFVWPTKAQRWQWLEHAKITVPPGVHAAYSNLAYDLLADALSRAAGKSYNALLKEKITGPLGMVDTTLTPSAEQCSRLMVAAAGPSACRDTTAAAGSGGVYSTPRDMQRWMQQFLSSQAFGPRKATAANEQTMYFQRRDLVSLKGMDVPGQADALGLGWVYMAPKDGLPGIIQKTGGGGGFITYMAMSPQHNVGVFVVVTRSELSKFTNMSDPVNRLVSDLVANQGM, encoded by the coding sequence TTGAAGAACATTCTCTCTGTTTCCCTGCTGGCACTGGGTTTGTGCGGCGCGCCGCTGGCTGGCTACGCCGCAACGCCACAACTGACCTCACAGATCGTCGATCAATATGCCGAGCACATTTTCTACAATAGCGGTGCGACCGGCATGGCGCTGGTGGTGATCGATGGCAATCAGGTGGTTAATCGCAGCTTTGGCGATACCAAACCCGGCAACAATCTGCGCCCACGCCCGGATTCACTGATCCGCATCGCCTCCATCACCAAGCTGATGACCAGCGAAGTGATGGTAAAAATGGCGGCACAAGGCCAGGTAAAACTGACCGACCCGCTGCGTAAATACGCGCCACGCGGTGCTTATGTGCCGAGCTACAATGCGCGCCAGCCAATCACCCTGTTGAATCTGGCGACGCACACCAGCGGCTTACCGCGTGAGCAACCGGGCAAAAAACCGCCGAAAACGCCGGTGTTCGTCTGGCCGACCAAGGCACAACGCTGGCAGTGGCTGGAACATGCCAAAATCACCGTGCCGCCGGGGGTACATGCCGCCTATTCCAATCTGGCGTATGATTTACTGGCCGATGCGCTGTCACGAGCGGCGGGCAAGTCATACAACGCCTTGTTGAAAGAAAAAATCACCGGGCCGTTGGGAATGGTCGATACCACGCTGACACCGAGCGCCGAACAGTGCTCACGTCTGATGGTGGCCGCCGCCGGACCGAGCGCCTGCCGTGATACCACTGCAGCGGCCGGCAGCGGCGGCGTCTATTCCACCCCGCGCGACATGCAGCGCTGGATGCAGCAATTCCTGTCCTCGCAGGCGTTTGGTCCGCGCAAAGCCACCGCAGCCAACGAACAGACCATGTACTTCCAACGCCGCGATCTGGTATCGCTGAAAGGTATGGACGTGCCGGGTCAGGCGGATGCATTGGGATTGGGCTGGGTGTATATGGCACCGAAGGACGGGCTGCCGGGCATTATTCAGAAGACCGGCGGCGGCGGCGGTTTCATCACCTATATGGCCATGTCACCGCAGCATAATGTCGGCGTTTTCGTGGTAGTTACCCGCTCCGAACTGAGTAAGTTCACCAATATGAGCGATCCGGTCAACCGGCTGGTCAGCGATCTGGTGGCCAACCAAGGGATGTAA
- the hpaC gene encoding 4-hydroxyphenylacetate 3-monooxygenase, reductase component, translated as MSQENEHRLRFRDAMASLSAAVNIVTTDGPAGRCGITATAVCSVTDSPPTLMVCINRNSAMNPVFQENGKLCVNVLNHQQELMARHFAGMTGVSMEERFRQEEWRQGALGQPLLCNTLASLEGEIAQIQSIGTHQVYLVEIKQIVLSDSGHGLIYFKRNFHPVKHEMAALA; from the coding sequence ATATCTCAGGAAAATGAACACCGGCTGCGTTTTCGCGATGCGATGGCCAGCCTGTCGGCGGCGGTGAACATCGTCACCACCGATGGCCCGGCGGGGCGCTGCGGTATTACCGCCACTGCGGTCTGCTCGGTAACGGATAGCCCGCCGACGCTGATGGTGTGCATCAATCGCAACAGCGCGATGAACCCGGTATTTCAGGAGAACGGCAAGCTGTGCGTCAATGTGCTTAACCACCAGCAGGAGCTGATGGCGCGCCACTTTGCCGGCATGACCGGCGTCAGTATGGAAGAGCGCTTCCGCCAGGAAGAGTGGCGCCAGGGGGCGCTTGGCCAGCCGCTGCTGTGCAATACCCTCGCCAGTCTGGAAGGAGAGATCGCGCAGATCCAGAGTATCGGCACCCATCAGGTCTATCTGGTGGAGATCAAACAGATCGTGCTGAGCGACAGCGGCCACGGCCTGATCTACTTCAAGCGCAACTTCCACCCGGTAAAGCATGAAATGGCGGCGCTGGCGTGA
- the hpaB gene encoding 4-hydroxyphenylacetate 3-monooxygenase, oxygenase component: MKPEDFRADAKRPFTGAEYLKSLQDGREIYIYGERVKDVTTHPAFRNAAASVGQLYDALHAPASHDRLCWGTDTGNGGYTHKFFRYARSPQEMRQQRDAIADWSRQSYGWMGRTPDYKAAFGSALGANPEFYGQFADNARHWYQRIQETGLYFNHAIVNPPIDRHKPVNEVKDVFIKVEKETDAGIVVSGAKVVATNSALTHYNFIGFGSAQVMGDNPDFALMFVAPMDAEGVKLISRASYELVAGATGSPFDYPLSSRFDENDAILVMDHVLIPWENVLIYRDFDRCRRWSTEGGFARLFPLQACVRLAVKMDFITALLQKSLGCTGVLEFRGVQADLGEVVAWRNLFWSLSDAMCAEATEWKNGAYLPDSAALQTYRVMAPMAYTKVKHIIEKNVTSGLIYLPSSVRDMDNPAIDKYLAQYVRGSNGMDHVERIKILKLMWDAIGSEFGGRHELYEINYAGSQDEIRLQCLRHAQSSGSMDQMMQMVDRCLSDYDRHGWTVPHLHNNGDINQLDNLLK; this comes from the coding sequence ATGAAACCAGAAGATTTCCGTGCCGATGCCAAGCGCCCGTTTACCGGTGCCGAATACCTGAAAAGCCTGCAAGATGGCCGCGAAATTTACATCTACGGCGAACGGGTAAAGGACGTTACCACGCACCCTGCCTTTCGCAACGCGGCGGCCTCCGTCGGCCAGCTGTATGATGCGCTGCACGCGCCGGCCAGCCACGACCGCCTGTGTTGGGGCACCGACACCGGCAACGGCGGCTATACCCATAAATTCTTCCGCTATGCCCGTAGCCCACAAGAGATGCGCCAACAGCGTGACGCCATTGCCGACTGGTCGCGCCAAAGCTACGGCTGGATGGGGCGCACGCCGGACTACAAAGCCGCCTTTGGCAGCGCATTAGGCGCAAATCCTGAATTTTATGGTCAGTTTGCCGACAATGCACGCCACTGGTACCAGCGTATTCAGGAAACAGGCCTGTACTTCAACCACGCCATCGTCAACCCGCCGATCGATCGTCATAAGCCGGTCAACGAGGTGAAGGACGTGTTCATCAAGGTGGAAAAAGAAACCGACGCCGGCATTGTGGTCAGCGGTGCCAAGGTGGTCGCAACCAACTCGGCGTTGACCCACTACAACTTTATTGGCTTCGGTTCGGCGCAGGTCATGGGCGATAACCCGGACTTCGCGCTGATGTTCGTCGCGCCGATGGATGCTGAAGGCGTCAAACTGATCTCGCGTGCGTCATACGAGCTGGTGGCCGGCGCCACCGGATCGCCGTTCGATTATCCGCTCAGCAGCCGCTTTGATGAAAACGATGCGATCCTGGTGATGGATCATGTGCTGATCCCGTGGGAAAACGTGCTGATCTACCGCGACTTCGATCGTTGCCGCCGCTGGAGCACCGAAGGCGGGTTTGCGCGCCTGTTCCCACTGCAGGCCTGCGTGCGACTGGCAGTGAAGATGGATTTTATCACCGCACTGCTGCAAAAAAGCCTCGGTTGCACCGGGGTGCTGGAGTTCCGTGGCGTACAGGCCGATCTGGGCGAAGTGGTGGCCTGGCGCAACCTGTTCTGGTCGCTGAGCGACGCGATGTGTGCCGAGGCCACCGAATGGAAAAATGGCGCCTATCTGCCGGATTCCGCCGCGCTGCAAACCTATCGCGTGATGGCGCCGATGGCCTACACCAAAGTGAAGCACATCATCGAGAAGAACGTTACCAGCGGGCTGATCTATCTGCCGTCCAGCGTGCGCGACATGGACAATCCGGCGATCGACAAGTATCTGGCGCAGTACGTGCGTGGCTCGAACGGCATGGATCACGTCGAGCGCATCAAGATCCTCAAACTGATGTGGGACGCCATCGGCAGTGAGTTCGGCGGCCGTCACGAACTGTATGAGATCAATTATGCCGGCAGCCAGGACGAGATCCGCCTGCAATGCCTGCGCCACGCGCAAAGCTCCGGCAGCATGGATCAGATGATGCAAATGGTCGATCGCTGCCTGTCCGATTACGACCGGCATGGCTGGACGGTGCCACATCTGCATAACAACGGCGATATCAATCAGTTAGACAACCTGTTGAAATAG
- the hpaA gene encoding 4-hydroxyphenylacetate catabolism regulatory protein HpaA, translated as MQKSTGFIANIDICKEYDARYAADEVHYETFAGLAAFFGRDMQVHWHDSFFQVHFLETGKIELQLDDQHYSVQAPLFILTPPSVPHAFFTEPDSDGHVLTVRQELIWPLLERLYPGSNLALDMPGICLSLAGVPQELTALSHYWALIRREFAGNLAAREQTLALLAQAVFTLLLRNTDLEDSAATGVRGELKIFQRFNKMVDERFREHLPVPEYAQALGVTESRLNDLCRRFANRSPKRLIFDRILREAKRLLLFGACTVHETAYDLGFKDPAYFARFFNRLEGCSPSSYRAR; from the coding sequence GTGCAGAAAAGTACCGGCTTTATCGCCAACATCGATATTTGCAAGGAGTACGATGCGCGCTACGCCGCGGATGAGGTGCATTACGAAACCTTTGCCGGGTTGGCGGCGTTTTTTGGCCGCGATATGCAGGTGCATTGGCACGACAGCTTTTTTCAGGTGCATTTTCTGGAAACCGGCAAAATCGAACTGCAACTGGACGATCAGCATTATTCAGTGCAGGCGCCGCTCTTCATCCTGACGCCACCGTCGGTACCGCACGCCTTTTTCACCGAACCGGACAGCGACGGACACGTGCTGACGGTGCGCCAGGAATTGATATGGCCATTGCTGGAGCGGCTGTATCCCGGCAGCAACCTGGCGCTGGATATGCCCGGCATTTGCCTGTCATTGGCCGGCGTGCCGCAAGAACTGACGGCGCTCAGCCATTACTGGGCGCTGATCCGTCGCGAATTTGCCGGCAACCTGGCCGCTCGCGAGCAAACGCTGGCATTGCTGGCGCAGGCGGTGTTCACGCTGTTGCTGCGCAATACCGATCTGGAGGATTCCGCCGCCACCGGCGTGCGAGGTGAGCTGAAAATATTCCAGCGCTTCAACAAAATGGTGGATGAGCGCTTCCGCGAACACTTGCCGGTGCCGGAATATGCACAGGCGCTGGGGGTGACGGAGTCGCGGCTCAACGATTTGTGTCGTCGATTTGCCAACCGCTCGCCCAAGCGGCTGATTTTTGACCGGATCTTGCGTGAAGCGAAGCGGCTGCTGCTGTTCGGCGCCTGCACGGTGCATGAAACCGCTTACGATCTGGGATTCAAGGATCCGGCCTATTTCGCAAGATTTTTCAATCGGTTGGAAGGTTGTTCACCCTCGAGTTATCGTGCGCGTTAA
- the hpaX gene encoding 4-hydroxyphenylacetate permease gives MNHVDSIAPANPAQQHKALTAAEQSVIKKLFRRLIVFLFVLFVFSFLDRINIGFAGLTMGKDLGLSSTMFGLAATLFYVTYVIFGIPSNMMLSIVGARRWIATIMVLWGIASTCTLFATGPTSLYVLRMIVGITEAGFLPGILVYLTYWFPAFYRARANALFMIAMPVTMAIGSLVSGYILALDGVLDLKGWQWLFLLEGIPSVILGVAVWFYLDDTPAKAKWLTDEEKTSLQAMMAADRLTLVQPEGPSSHQALQQRSLWREIFTPIVLTYTLAYFCLTNTLSAINIWTPQILQSFNQSSSNITIGILAAIPQICTIAGMVWWSKRSDRLQERKHHTALPYLFAAAGWLLASATDHSLIQLFGIIMASVGSFTAMAIFWTTPDRSISLEARAIGIAVINATGNIGSAVSPLLIGWLKDLTGSFNAGLYFVAALLVIGALLVWRIPMKASRPRATP, from the coding sequence ATGAACCACGTCGATTCGATCGCGCCGGCCAACCCGGCGCAGCAACATAAAGCGTTAACCGCCGCCGAGCAATCGGTGATTAAAAAGTTGTTTCGGCGCCTGATCGTGTTTTTGTTTGTACTCTTTGTTTTCTCGTTCCTCGATCGCATCAACATCGGCTTTGCCGGTCTGACCATGGGCAAGGATCTTGGGCTTAGTTCGACCATGTTCGGCTTGGCGGCCACGCTGTTTTACGTGACCTATGTGATTTTCGGTATCCCCAGCAACATGATGCTGAGCATCGTTGGCGCGCGCCGCTGGATAGCCACCATCATGGTGCTATGGGGCATTGCCTCCACCTGCACGCTGTTCGCCACCGGGCCGACCAGTCTGTACGTGCTGCGCATGATCGTCGGCATCACCGAGGCCGGTTTCCTGCCGGGCATTCTGGTGTACCTCACTTACTGGTTCCCGGCGTTTTATCGCGCCCGCGCCAACGCGTTGTTCATGATCGCCATGCCGGTGACCATGGCGATCGGTTCGCTGGTTTCAGGCTACATCCTGGCGCTGGACGGTGTGCTGGATCTGAAAGGCTGGCAGTGGCTGTTCCTGCTGGAAGGCATCCCGTCGGTGATCCTCGGCGTGGCGGTGTGGTTCTACCTCGACGATACGCCGGCGAAGGCCAAATGGCTGACGGACGAGGAAAAAACCAGCCTGCAGGCGATGATGGCCGCCGATCGGCTGACGCTGGTGCAACCGGAAGGACCAAGCAGCCACCAGGCGTTGCAGCAGCGCAGCCTGTGGCGTGAAATCTTCACGCCGATCGTACTGACGTATACGCTGGCATATTTCTGCCTGACCAATACCCTCAGTGCGATCAATATCTGGACGCCGCAGATCCTGCAAAGCTTTAACCAGAGCAGCAGCAATATCACCATCGGCATTTTGGCGGCGATCCCGCAGATCTGCACCATCGCCGGCATGGTGTGGTGGAGCAAACGATCGGATCGATTGCAGGAGCGCAAGCACCATACCGCATTGCCGTATCTGTTTGCCGCCGCCGGCTGGCTGTTGGCGTCGGCCACCGATCACAGCCTGATCCAGCTGTTTGGCATCATCATGGCGTCGGTGGGGTCGTTTACCGCGATGGCGATCTTCTGGACCACGCCCGATCGGTCGATCAGCCTGGAAGCCCGTGCGATAGGGATCGCAGTGATCAATGCCACCGGCAATATCGGATCGGCGGTCAGCCCATTGTTGATCGGCTGGCTCAAGGATCTTACCGGCAGCTTCAATGCCGGGCTGTATTTCGTGGCGGCGCTGCTGGTGATCGGCGCGCTGTTGGTATGGCGGATCCCGATGAAGGCGTCACGCCCGCGTGCAACGCCATAG
- the hpaI gene encoding 4-hydroxy-2-oxoheptanedioate aldolase yields MLTNAFKLAMQQKRPQIGLWLGLCSSYSAELLAGAGFDWLLIDGEHAPNNVQTVLGQLQAVAPYPVQPVVRPPWNDPVVIKQLLDIGAQTLLIPMIQNAKQARDAVRATRYPPQGIRGVGSALARASRWNRVENYLQAADAQMCVLVQIETREAVNNLDEILQVDGVDGVFIGPADLSADMGFAGNPQHPQVQRTIDDAIARICAAGKAPGILMAQPDLAQHYLESGALFVAVGVDTTLLARAAEALAERFKPGNSPTQPSGVY; encoded by the coding sequence ATGTTAACCAATGCCTTCAAGCTGGCGATGCAGCAAAAACGCCCGCAGATCGGTCTGTGGCTAGGGCTGTGCAGCAGCTACAGCGCGGAACTGCTTGCCGGTGCCGGATTTGACTGGTTGCTGATCGACGGCGAACACGCGCCTAACAACGTGCAGACGGTGCTCGGCCAGTTGCAGGCGGTGGCGCCGTATCCGGTACAGCCGGTGGTGCGTCCGCCGTGGAACGATCCGGTGGTGATCAAGCAACTGCTGGACATTGGCGCCCAAACCCTGCTGATCCCGATGATCCAGAATGCCAAACAGGCGCGGGACGCAGTGCGTGCTACCCGCTACCCGCCGCAGGGCATACGGGGCGTCGGCAGCGCACTGGCGCGTGCGTCGCGCTGGAACCGGGTAGAGAACTACCTGCAGGCCGCCGACGCGCAGATGTGCGTGCTGGTGCAGATCGAAACCCGCGAAGCAGTGAATAATCTGGATGAAATCCTACAGGTGGACGGCGTGGACGGGGTATTTATCGGCCCGGCGGATCTCAGCGCCGATATGGGCTTTGCCGGCAATCCGCAGCATCCGCAGGTGCAGCGCACCATCGACGACGCCATTGCGCGCATTTGCGCCGCCGGCAAAGCACCGGGCATCCTGATGGCACAGCCCGATCTGGCGCAGCACTATTTGGAATCCGGCGCGCTGTTTGTCGCCGTTGGGGTCGATACCACCTTGCTGGCGCGCGCTGCCGAAGCATTGGCCGAACGTTTCAAGCCGGGTAACTCGCCGACGCAACCTTCCGGGGTCTACTGA
- the hpaH gene encoding 2-oxo-hept-4-ene-1,7-dioate hydratase codes for MLDKDVLSHAVQRLHQAEQNREQIRALSLDHPEMTLEDAYAIQRQWVALKIAEGRQLKGHKIGLTSRAMQVSSQISEPDYGALLDDMFFNDGSDIPLERFIVPRVEVELAFVLAKPLRGPNCTLFDVYNATDYVIPALEIIDARSHNVDPQTQRPRKVFDTISDNAANAGVVLGGRPIRPDALDLRWISALLYRNGVIEESGVAAAVLNHPANGVAWLANKLFPHDVELEAGQIILGGSFTRPVAARRGDTFHVDYGQMGCISCRFV; via the coding sequence ATGCTGGATAAAGACGTTTTGAGCCATGCCGTACAACGCCTGCATCAGGCGGAACAAAATCGAGAGCAGATCCGCGCGCTGTCGCTGGATCACCCGGAGATGACGCTCGAGGACGCCTATGCCATTCAACGGCAATGGGTGGCGCTGAAGATAGCCGAAGGGCGGCAGTTGAAGGGGCACAAGATTGGCCTGACGTCACGTGCCATGCAGGTCAGTTCGCAAATCAGCGAGCCGGACTACGGCGCGTTGCTGGACGATATGTTCTTTAACGACGGCAGTGACATTCCCCTGGAGCGCTTTATCGTGCCGCGCGTCGAGGTAGAGCTGGCGTTCGTGCTGGCCAAACCGCTGCGCGGGCCGAACTGCACGCTGTTCGACGTCTACAACGCCACCGACTATGTCATCCCGGCGCTGGAGATCATTGATGCGCGCAGTCATAACGTCGATCCGCAAACCCAGCGGCCGCGCAAGGTGTTCGACACCATTTCCGACAACGCGGCCAACGCCGGCGTGGTGTTGGGGGGGCGACCGATCCGACCGGACGCGCTGGATCTGCGCTGGATATCGGCACTGCTGTATCGCAACGGGGTGATCGAGGAGTCCGGCGTGGCGGCGGCGGTGCTCAACCACCCGGCCAACGGCGTAGCCTGGCTGGCGAACAAACTGTTCCCGCATGACGTGGAACTGGAGGCTGGGCAGATCATCCTCGGCGGGTCGTTTACCCGGCCGGTAGCGGCGCGGCGCGGCGATACCTTCCACGTGGATTATGGCCAGATGGGTTGTATCAGCTGCCGCTTTGTCTAA
- the hpaD gene encoding 3,4-dihydroxyphenylacetate 2,3-dioxygenase — protein MGKLALAAKITHVPSMYLSELPGKNHGCRQAAIDGHREISARCREMGVDTIIVFDTHWLVNSAYHINCSAHFQGVYTSNELPHFIRDMRYEYDGNPQLGQLIADEACKLGVRAKAHDIPSLKLEYGTLVPMRYMNADRHFKVVSISAFCTVHDFADSRRLGEAIKSAIEQYDGTVAVLASGSLSHRFIDDQRAEQGMNSYTRQFDQQMDQRVVKLWEEGRFREFCEMLPEYADYCYGEGNMHDTVMLLGLLGWDNYDGKVEFITPLFASSGTGQVNAVFPLPADA, from the coding sequence ATGGGTAAGTTAGCGTTGGCAGCAAAGATTACACACGTCCCATCGATGTACCTGTCCGAACTGCCGGGCAAAAACCACGGTTGCCGCCAGGCGGCGATCGACGGCCATCGGGAAATCAGCGCCCGCTGCCGTGAAATGGGCGTCGACACCATTATCGTGTTCGATACGCACTGGCTGGTGAACAGCGCCTATCACATCAATTGCAGCGCGCATTTTCAGGGCGTTTACACCAGCAACGAACTGCCGCACTTCATTCGCGACATGCGCTATGAATACGACGGCAACCCGCAGCTCGGTCAGCTGATCGCCGACGAAGCCTGCAAGCTCGGAGTACGCGCCAAGGCGCATGATATCCCGAGCCTGAAGCTGGAGTACGGCACGCTGGTGCCGATGCGTTATATGAACGCCGATCGGCACTTCAAGGTGGTGTCGATCTCCGCCTTCTGTACGGTGCATGACTTTGCCGACAGCCGCCGTCTCGGCGAAGCGATCAAAAGCGCGATTGAACAATACGATGGCACCGTAGCGGTGTTGGCCAGCGGCTCGCTGTCGCATCGTTTTATCGACGATCAGCGTGCCGAGCAGGGTATGAACAGCTACACCCGTCAGTTCGATCAGCAAATGGACCAACGGGTGGTGAAACTGTGGGAAGAAGGGCGCTTTCGCGAGTTTTGCGAAATGCTGCCCGAATACGCCGACTACTGCTATGGCGAAGGCAATATGCACGACACCGTGATGTTGTTGGGTCTGCTTGGCTGGGACAACTATGACGGCAAGGTGGAGTTTATCACCCCGCTGTTCGCCAGTTCCGGCACCGGACAGGTCAACGCCGTTTTCCCTCTGCCCGCCGACGCCTGA
- a CDS encoding aldehyde dehydrogenase family protein → MEEGATLLAGGAEKPQGLEHGNFLRPTVLADVDNRMRVAQEEIFGPVACLLPFKSEEDGLRMANDVEYGLASYIWTQDVSKVMRLARSIEAGMVFVNTQNVRDLRQPFGGVKASGTGREGGEYSFEVFAEMKNVCISMGITRSRAGAYNRVFLY, encoded by the coding sequence GTGGAAGAGGGGGCCACCCTGCTGGCCGGCGGCGCGGAAAAACCGCAGGGGCTGGAGCACGGCAACTTCCTGCGGCCGACGGTGCTGGCAGACGTCGATAACCGCATGCGCGTGGCGCAGGAGGAGATCTTCGGCCCGGTGGCCTGCCTGCTGCCGTTCAAGAGCGAAGAGGACGGGCTGCGCATGGCCAACGACGTTGAGTACGGTCTGGCGTCCTATATCTGGACCCAGGACGTGAGCAAGGTGATGCGTCTGGCGCGCAGCATCGAAGCCGGCATGGTGTTCGTTAATACCCAGAACGTGCGCGATCTGCGCCAGCCGTTTGGCGGGGTGAAAGCTTCTGGCACCGGGCGCGAAGGCGGCGAGTACAGCTTTGAGGTGTTTGCCGAAATGAAGAACGTCTGTATTTCCATGGGGATCACCCGATCCCGCGCTGGGGCGTATAACCGAGTGTTTTTATATTAA
- a CDS encoding aldehyde dehydrogenase family protein, which yields MKTINHWINGKNVASKEYFTTSNPANGEVLAEVASGGQAEIELAVAAAKQAFPKWANTPMKERARLMRRLGELIDQNVPQIAEMETADTGLPIHQTRNVLIPRASHNFEFFAEICQQMNGRTYPVDDKMLNYTLVQPVGVCALVSPWNVPFMTATWKTAPCLALGNTAVLKMSELSPLSADRLGELALEAGIPAGVLNVVQGYGTSAGDALVRHADVRAVSFTGGTATGRRIMQNAGLKKYSMELGGKSPVLVFEDADIERALDAALFTIFSINGERCTAGSRIFIQESIYPQFRQAFRRARQSPAGWRSDRSAHAGGRIDQPAALGKGLRLYPSGRGRGGHPAGRRRGKTAGAGARQLPAADGAGRRR from the coding sequence ATGAAAACCATCAACCATTGGATTAACGGCAAGAACGTTGCCAGCAAAGAGTACTTCACCACCAGCAATCCGGCCAACGGCGAGGTGCTGGCGGAGGTTGCTTCCGGTGGACAGGCGGAAATCGAACTGGCGGTGGCCGCCGCCAAACAGGCGTTCCCGAAATGGGCCAATACGCCGATGAAGGAACGTGCGCGCCTGATGCGGCGCCTGGGCGAGCTGATTGACCAGAACGTGCCGCAGATTGCCGAAATGGAAACTGCCGACACCGGTCTGCCAATCCATCAGACCAGGAACGTGCTGATCCCACGAGCTTCGCACAACTTTGAATTCTTTGCCGAAATTTGTCAGCAGATGAATGGTCGCACCTACCCGGTGGACGACAAGATGCTCAACTATACGCTGGTGCAGCCGGTCGGCGTCTGCGCGCTGGTGTCGCCGTGGAACGTGCCCTTTATGACCGCCACCTGGAAAACTGCGCCGTGCCTGGCGCTGGGCAATACCGCGGTGCTGAAGATGTCCGAGTTGTCGCCGCTGAGCGCCGATCGTCTGGGTGAACTGGCGCTGGAAGCCGGTATCCCGGCCGGGGTGTTGAACGTGGTGCAGGGCTACGGCACCAGCGCCGGCGATGCGCTGGTACGCCATGCCGACGTGCGCGCGGTGTCCTTTACCGGCGGTACCGCCACCGGTCGCCGCATTATGCAAAATGCCGGCCTGAAAAAGTATTCGATGGAACTGGGCGGCAAGTCGCCGGTGCTGGTGTTCGAGGATGCCGACATTGAGCGCGCATTGGACGCCGCGCTGTTCACCATTTTCTCGATCAATGGTGAACGCTGCACCGCCGGGTCGCGCATTTTCATTCAGGAGAGTATTTATCCGCAGTTTCGTCAAGCGTTTCGCCGAGCGCGCCAATCGCCTGCGGGTTGGCGATCCGACCGATCCGCACACGCAGGTGGGCGCATTGATCAGCCAGCAGCACTGGGAAAAGGTCTCCGGCTATATCCGTCTGGGCGTGGAAGAGGGGGCCACCCTGCTGGCCGGCGGCGCGGAAAAACCGCAGGGGCTGGAGCACGGCAACTTCCTGCGGCCGACGGTGCTGGCAGACGTCGATAA